A segment of the Lycium barbarum isolate Lr01 chromosome 7, ASM1917538v2, whole genome shotgun sequence genome:
CTAATGGCTTCTCATAACTTTTACTAATTGGAGGACCTTGGTTGATTACGAGGAACCTTAATGCACATTTATGGCCCTTTTATATTTTTACTAGTTTTCTTTGTCATTTCTATGGGAACATTTCCTTTTTGGCATTGAGTACCTCGAGTCCTTTCTTCAGATGGTCTTGTTTTACCTAATTTCAATTAGACGAGAGGGACAAGTATTGTCCATATATAACTCGTATCTCCCTTTATTTTGTTTCTTCTAACGAACGCCTTTATTATGCATTTATGTCTAAAACATGAGGAAGGAGGCTCTTCAGATGACATCATTTTAATAAATAGTCTAGTATCAACTCAACGAACTTATCTCAGGTCTTGTGATTTGAAATGTGATATCTTAGTCTAGTTTGTCGTTTGCGTGCATAAGTGAAATAGTCTTGTTAGTGATTTGAAAGCCTAGATTAAGCTAGATTACTCCGGTGCAGTCCTCAATCTGAAACCGGGATGTATGAAGTGCAACATGTAAGAAATCACAGGAAGTAACCATTTTAGCCATCCCTTTTAGGTCCAAACCTTAATTATGTTTCCATTAATCTTTTCAAGGAAACTCGTCTCAACCGTGGAGCTCAAGGTGATgtactccctttgtttcaatttatgtgtcttactttcttttttcgTATATTTCAAGAAGAAGgtcactttctatatttaataactCTTTAATATCAGGATcccacatgacatgtttaagaccacaatatttaaaagacatCTTGGTGCATTacacatatctttagtttaagatcaCAAAATCCAAAAGTCTTCCTTAACTTCTTGATCTCCATGACCAGTGAAACTAACACAAAATGAAACGGAAGCAGTAATATTTtagaaaacttgtacaaaagggAAGGGGATGAAACCTTTTTCCTCCTTTATGCCTAAAAGAGAAAGGGAAAAGCCCCATCGGTTTACAAATAGATGCATGTACATGTAAAgacttttttgtttgtttttagaAAGATAACAAattatatatattatcatcataAAGTCTGTGTTGAGACTTGAGAGCCATATTTACAGTATCAAGAGTCTAAAAATATAAAAACAGCAAAAATTCTGTCCTTGTTCTTCTAACAATGATTCTATCACCCATCTGTTGCAAATTTGTAATACGAAGAATTATAATAATCTGTTTGAACTTGGTAAGTTTACCAAATAATCATTGAACATATTCAATGCGCTTTGAAGGGGATGTTTCTGTTTTGGCTGACATCAGTGATTCCGCAAGCAAGGCCTCCACCCTGTGTCGCTTCCAACAACATTTGTAGATCACCAGAGATGTTCCAACTCTTCTTCCTGTGTTTCTCTTTGGGCGTCGTCGCCATTGGAGCAGGTGCAATCAAATCCTCATCTTTAGCATTTGGTTCTGATCAGTTGAAACGGGAAGTAAATCCAGAAAATGCACGTGCAATGGAGAGCTACTTCAGCTGGTACTATGCTGTTTACGCTTTGTCTGTCCTGGTTGCTCTCACGTGTCTTGTTTATATCCAAGTCAACATGGGGTGGGCTTTAGGTTTTGGAGCTCCTGTTTTGCTAATGTTGTTTTCAACTCTTTTAATTTATTTGGGTACTCCATTCTACGTGAAGCTGAATCCTAAATCGAGCTTAATCACTGGCCTTTTTCAAGTGATTGTAGCCTCGTATAGAAATAGACGTCTCAGATTGTCGTCACAGAGTGCAGATGTACTATACCATCAGAAAAAAGGGTCAGCCGTAGTTCTTCCAAGTGAAAAACTAAGGTAACTTCATTCTTACCAATTGTTAGCTTTTGTGTTGGTCATCTTACTTTCTGCATATGCTTGAAAGACAACCCATGTAATGGTAAATTGATGTTTGTTTATTTAGCTTGTATGCTTTTTTGTCCTGAACTAAACTATTATTTGATCTATCATTTTATAGCTATTGTGCTTCTCCTCTATAGGAAATTGTGAAATTCATTGTTTTGACCTGCACCAGCTGATGACAAATATAACTCGATGTGCTACAGACTCCAGCTTTTATTGTTTTAAGGGACCTCATGTGATGCTGTTCAAGATTCATGATGATTTTGGATGCCTTTTCTGATCCCGATATACTTCTTCATATTGTGTTTTAACTTCAATTTATTGCCTTTAGGTTTCTAAATAAAGCTTGCATTGTACAAGATCCTCAGCTAGATTTGAGCCCAGATGGAGAAGCAACAGATCCTTGGCGTCTTTGCACTGTAGATCAAGTAGAGGAGCTGAAAGCATTACTCAAAGTTGTTCCAATCTGGTTGACGGGAGCTGTAATGTCCATAAATATAAGCCAGAACTCTTTTCCAGTACTTCAAGCAAATACCATGGATCGACATATTGGTTCAAGCTTTGAAATCCCAGCTGCCTCCTTTGGGATCTTCGCTGTCATCTCTGCTATACTTTGGATTGTCCTCTACGATTGTTTGATTCTTCCCGTAGCATCAAAATTGACTGGAAAACCTGCTCATTTCAGCACAAAAGAGAGAATGGGATTTGGTTTATTTCTTTCCTTCCTGTCAGTCTTAGCGACGGCAGTTGTCGAAGTTGTTCGGAGAAGTATAGCAATCAAGGAGGGGTACTCGGATAATCCACAACGCGTGATCCCTATGTCAGCAATATGGCTACTTCCCCAGAATTCCCTTGCTGGCTTTGCAGAGGCCCTGAATGCCATCGGCCAAAACGAATTCTATATTTCAGAATTTCCTAGAAGCATGTCAAGTGTAGCTGCTGCTCTATTAGGAGTTGGTATGGGAGTGGGCAGCTTATTTGCTAGCTTTATAATGAGTACTATGAACGACTTGACCAAAATAGGAGGGCAAGAGAGTTGGGTATCGAGCAATATAAACAAGGGCCATTACGACTACTATTATTTGGTTCTTGCTGGATTTAGTCTGGTTAACATATTGTGTTATATTGTTTGTAGCAGAGCTTATGGCCCTTGCAAAGGAGAGGTGGCTGAAGAAGAGAAGCCATGAATGGGTACAAGAACTACTTATATATCTTAGCTAAGGTGCCCCGGTGGCCAATGCATTATCCATATAGTATCATTCAATTTATACAAGAGCTTATTAGTAGTATGTATGTATACTTCTCTTTTCATGGCTGCTGCTAATGTATGTATCAAATGAAGTTGTAGTCGCTAAACTTTGTGGGGAAGTTAGTTTTGGCTTGTAAactttatatacttgaaaaatatatTTGTGTAGAtctttttgttatatatatatatattactattatataatgtaagagcaaatgtgaggacttttgtagtcctcacaataatttctcaattttttaaaaactttttaattaattacttttaggtcctaatcttatttatttaagtcaattttttggttttttatttttaaggtctacttttcaaaagcaatcgaacctggggacttttgtagtcctcacaataattttcaaaaatttttaaatttttttaattaattacttttaggttctaatcttatttatttaagtcaatttttttgttttttgtttttaaagtctacttttcaaaagctatcgaacctcctacctcatttttcatattctttggttttctggttggtgctcgatatccgcatttgagcccaattaatccagataattcacactgtatcgcgcctattcgggagGAGCGCTTCCTCTAAAGATTTTtttcatatccatgttcgaacccctaatccctaattaagagaggagcagctccatccgctgcacaagttaaattatgtatttatcttaaaagttcattaactatatatagattatttatttagaactaaataacttcagaaaattatgatacataagttataaatgtcaaattctggctccacatttgatttgaagtaaataatttcatcaaaatggaagttaaaatattaaaggagtggaatgaaaattttgctttcatataactacccacttgtgggactacaatgagtatatggttgttgttgttgttgtacacttgtactaatacaaattatatttctttagttaaaatatctacttttatatcttgagtttgagtCCGGGCTTAACACGAgtctcacataactagtatatatatatatatatatacacagttGGAAATCCTCCTGGATTGGACAAAAGGATACAGAGATGTCCTCTTGCATGCAAGAAGATCATTACACCTCAAATTGTTAACTTTAATAGCGCAtggtgtttacaccaaatcatATTAATTTATCACGGTCAAGTCATGAATTAAAGTGAGAATATTTTTAATTAACTATAGTTTAGTGATAATAGCGGTATGTGAAGACGTGTCATGTATTGGGTCGGTATAAACACCAGCCCGCCACCTGATGCAGGTAAATTTCCCGTTTTGTCCCTCATAAAGTGAACTATTCTATTATTTTGCAAAGAAATAGATATGGGAACTGATGTCCTCTCGCATTGCATGCAAAAGATTACACCTCAAATAGATAAAAATTTAATCGCACCCGACATTTACACCAAATCATAtttataccatggttaagtcATAACTTAAGGCGAGAATGTGTCTTAATTAACTTTAATTTAGTGATAATGGTGATATATGAAGACGTATCATATATTTGGGTTGATATAAACACGAGATGTAGATAAGATGCCTGTTTTGCCCCTCATAAAGTGAACCATTCGGCCGATTTGCAAAGAAATAGATATGACTGAGGTGGGTGCGTTGGGGGTAGtgtttaaatatacccctcatttaACTTTCTAGCCACATATACCGTCATGTTAGATTTTGGCATAAATATGCCTTTAATTTTGACAAAGAGACACGTGTAAGTTCCGAATCAAATGATCCACCTCAATTTTAAATTCCTGATTTCCTTTAGAAACCACCAGTTAAGTAACTGATAGGCTATGGTTATATTAACCAGGTGGATTTCTAAAGGAAATTAGATATTTAAAATTGGAGTTCAGTCATTTAATCTGTCCTCCGTCAAAATTAAGGATATATTTGAATCGAAAATAGGGGTATATTTAAACTATTTTCGATACTACTGGGGTATATTTAATCCTTTTCCATTTTGCAAAATTAGAAAAGCTCTTTTGTTTTTAAAACAAAGAAGTTTGGGATCTGTAGAAGCTATGTCGAAGAAGAATAATGGCGGACCATGTGTTCAACAAAATGAGGAATATTGTTACGATCCAGTTAGATGGTTGAATCTGATGGTGTCTGAGCCTTATTATCTATTTCACTTGCTCGTTTTCTTCACTTACATCCCAATTCGCTGCTCCGCTTTCCAAATCCTTTCACCTGCTCGCAATTCCTTACTTCTTAAACGAGTATATCGCTTCTTCTCTCTCGCTTTATTGTGTTGctagtttaaatacaatgtttgttaCTCCCCTGGTCCCATTTTATACGAGGGTGTTTgattgggcacggagtttaagaagagttttgaaacttgtggttcaaaatgaGTCATACATATTTGTGTGATTATGAATcttttcattaaggataaaatggtAAATTTGAAGTTACTCTCtcctttcacttttatttgtccactttagacttttcatgttgtttaagaaataataaatgaaatacataatttATGAATGTACCCAATATTAATCGGTGCATATTTgtattggatttgaaaatgatttgaagtgagtatttaatactttgggtaaaacaggaaaaaaataaattcttttttcttgatatgctaaaagtgacaagtaaaagtgaaaatctatttttagaatagtggacaagtaaaagtgaacggagggagtaaattgttactaaatatagaaatgtgtcatttttttttgGAGCGACTAAAAAGGACAGAGGATCATAAAAATTGGGACAAAGAGAgtagtatttaaattttattgtatcgtatcgtGTAACGACGAAAAGTCCCATTTTGTGTAACGACCGATTTGCTGTGATCGCTTTgcaaccttattttttttttcttttcattttgtcTTTACTTATTATGTAATAATCCGATTTTATCCTTTATCCTACCTTTATCATAATAATCTCTACCCCATACCCTACTTTTCTTATAGGTTTATGCTTCAAATTGTTGATGTGTGACATTATGTAATGACAGAAaacgatacaatctatccaaacgttgtattcatcaaaacaatataatacGATACAATCCAACtcaatacaatacaatataataatatacatcatgaaacaatatgtaacaaccatccaTCAGAGTGTAAGTATTTTTGTATGTGCAGCTATATTGATACATACAGTGGCTGAtatttgtttggatggttgttacctattgaaACATGTTGTtactttaaatacaatgtttgttttggctgttaattaaatttttattttattgtattttTAAATCTGTTGTTATGTGACAATGAAAAGTGTTATTTTATGTAACGAGTGGTATGATCAGGTCATCACCTTAATTTTTTTCTCGTCTGGCATAATGAAATGACAAAAAAAACTATACAATCTATCCAAATATGCTACTTTTCAAAACTATATAGTATAATACAATACTATACATTATGAAAGGATATGTAACAACTATCTAAACTACCTGGTAATATAATTGTTTCAATTCTGTCCCTGTCTGCACTGTCATTGTAGTCTTATTCACAATTTGCTGTTTCATTGGCAGGAGATTCAGGTGTTTGTTGCATACTGTGTCTTGGCTGTTGTGAAGGTAAATATTTAGCTGTTCCTTTTCCAATAGAGATAccttgtttcttttttctttttttctttcgtaTTTTTTGTACTTTCCTGCTCATCCCAAAGACTTATCCAAATTTACATGTTTTCCACTTCTTGTGAGTTCACTGTCAGATGGCTAAGCTTGGAGTTTATCCTTTGATATGTATCAGTATCAACTAATTTGTTTAATTAGATGCATTAAGGAAAGATTAAATCTTTTTCTTATCCCATTGAAAGAACTCGTATAACATTTCAATTGCATAGTTTTCTAGCCCCTGAATTTTCTATCGTTTGATACCTAAAATTGTTACTTGACAAGGAGAGATCTATACTTATAGATTTGACATTGTTGTTTACTTTGCATGACAGATTGTAAGGACAGAAAGCTGGGAATCCTTCATTCAAGATACTTTGTTGTTTGCTAAGGTTATCTCTGTTGTTTTTATGCCCTTCATCCTCAGTCCTCACATAATTCTGCTTTCTTCATCATGATGTATAATTACCATGTTTGTGGATAACTGGATATAGTTATCTCTGATTTGCAAAATCTTTAACTTATCAAATATGCCGATAACATTTCCCCAATCTCATTTTGTTTTCCCAAGTTATTATGTAGAAAATCAACTAGATTCTTCTTTGTGTGAGAACCTGTTTAGTTACTCCACTTTTTAGATTGTTTTAGCTCAAAAACTTGTGATAGTACTATTTTCCATGTTGTTTCTAATCATAATGTTCATTTTCAGCCTTGATAAAAAATTGATGTCTATTTTCAGTAAATAAGTAAATCAATGTTCAATAGAAGAACCGAAATTAATCAGTCAACCCTCATAAGCCAAATTAGGTCATAATCAAATAGGACAGAGGTAGTACTAGCTGAAGTCAGCTCCTCAGGGCTTCTGAATTGAAGGAAGAACTAGTCGAATGTGTCTGAGAAGTTTATAttgattctttttttctttttttttttgagatggtAACAGTTAGTCTATATATCCACAGGTTTACTACATCCAAAAGTGTAGTCCCCCTCCAAAAGTGTTACAACTTACATTGCCTTGACTATTACATTATATCATAACCAATCTAAAGCTGTATAAATATGTACTGTCTGATCTATCATttcctgtttacaccaaaagtGGTATAATCCTAGGCAATTTAACTTCAACCTCTGCATGCTACTCTGTTTGTCTTCAAAGCATCTCTGATTTCTCTCCTTTCAAACTGTCCACCATATACTTGCTTGGACAATCTTCCCTCTCTCCTCCTTCTTTGCTGCATTTCCATCTCTGTTCCAACACTTCATCACTTCTTTTATGTTACCTGGTTTCACCCATTTAATTTTCCTCATCTTAACAAAGATCTGTCAAAGCTGGTCTGTCCACTTGCAATGTAAAGAATGATGGTTGACTGTCTCTGCTTGTTCTCCACATAGGTAACACCTAGAACATAGTTGGAAGCCTCTCTTGTTCAAATTCTCATGAGTCAGAACTCCCTCCTTTGCTAATAGCCAGGAGAAACAGTTTACCTTGTAAGGTACTTTGTTCTCCAAATCATCCTCCAAGGCCACCCTTCCACCTGAGTATTTATTGAGTTCAAGTCTCTGTATGCAGATTTGACGGTGAAGCACCCTTTGCTGTCAAGTTTCCATAGCAAAGTATCACTCTCCTCTGTTAAGTTGTTAAAGTGAGCAACTATGTTGTAGAAGTCTGCTATCCTTGGCATTTCCCACCGTAGCCTGTTGAGCTTGGCTTAAGATGTAGAGATCTGTATATAGCTGCTTCAGAGATTGTTGACCACACCACTTGTCATTCCAAAGTTTATATTGATTCTTGCACTACTTGCTTTAAATATTCTATTGAAATTTCAGCTAAGTTATGGCTGCTAAGGGATACTGTGCGCTTGTAGTATTATAACATTATTGACACCTCTCATTTTTATATCTTGAAAAGATTTATCGAGAATATGTGTACGTTTTTTCTAGAAGTAGAAAAGGAAACAACAAcgacatacccagtgtaatcccacgtACTTCAATTGATTTAGCCTGCAACTTAAAACTGTTGTgaggagtgtgtgtgtgtgttaagtGTCGGATGTCACGGTCTCACGTATGATATCTATCTCCAAATCTGGGGGCTCATATAAGTGACAATGGTGTAATGGAAAACCTGTATGCACTTTGGATAAGTCTATATCATGTGAATCTCTGAAATCTCCTAATCTTACTAAATATATTTTCTCAGAGAAATCCCTTTTTTTggtccggggggggggggggggggggggagtgtgtTAACCGCTGCATCCTCTCTGTAGATCGTAGTTAAATTGAAAAATGTAGCAATCATTTAAAACCTTAATGTCGTGAAAGGCATTTATTATTGTGGGTTTCTTTTCCACATTATACGATTAGGAATAAAAAGAAGTTATCTGTCAGCAGGTACTTGAAAGAGAAACATTAAAAAAGAGCTTTGATAACATAGGACTAGTGCTACAGTGACCAATGGCAGTTTGTAACCTTTTTTTTGTTGATAAAGTAATAATTTTATTGATGTTTGAGCAATGGCAGTTTGTAACTTATAATGGAAAGATAAGCTTGAATTACAGATTATGGTACTATTAAGTTACACTAGCACTGCAGACTTTCCCATATTGGTCTTAGTGGTACCGGTTTGAAAAATGTAGAAATCTAAGGACTAAGAACGAATATAGTGAAAGTGGTGAATTCAATCTATCTTGGTCTTCTTTGATATTACACTATGCTTATataaaagaaggaagaaaaacaAATCTGCGGGAATTATCAGAATAGCTATTGCATTGCATGAGTTAGTATGATGTCTAGCAAGCAGAATAATTCTTATTAGGAAATAGATAACTAGGATTCATCCTAACATTTCACAGTTTTCTGCTCCTTGACTGTGCATAGTGAGCATCAAATTTAATATGGGAAATCTGGTCTACAGCCAAGTGTTCCTTTATAGCTTCCATTGAATTCTTATTATTTAGATTGAAGTATTTAACACAAAATTGCATCTTTGCAGATTTTCCTTACTGCCATCGCTTTAGTTTTGGATTATCACTTGGCTCTCTGGTATGCATTGGCGTTTTTAGGTGGGTTCTACTCTTGTTTGCAGTTTTTGATAATGCTAGACTCTGAAACTTGACAGGGAGGTTAAAGAGCACTATGATTGCTATCATAATGCAATGCATAGATAAGCACTATGAGAAATTATTTATTTGATGGATGACTTACTGACTTTCTTAGCCTTTACAATTTTATTTTACCTTATTTGAGAATGTCGTTTAATTTGGAAAGTTTATCTAATGCTGTCGTTGTATCGGTGTCTCCTTGCAGTTATACACATTATAGCACAACAGCCTCCTTATGAAGGACTAGGTACTCTTGCTACTCCTATTGTTTGGTTTACCATACTTAGATAAGCTTCTTGGGACGGTACATTTGTTTCTTATAGTTATCTGAGCATAATAAGGTACACAGAGTGTACttgtaaaaacaaaataaaaggcACACTGAGTGTAAATGTAAATGTCCAGGTTCTTCAAATCATTTGACACCATTGCAGTTGGAGGCTTTGCTTACTGAAGGAAATACGTCACGATTTTGGCTGGTTGGTTCTCTGCAGTTT
Coding sequences within it:
- the LOC132604212 gene encoding uncharacterized protein LOC132604212 isoform X2, whose protein sequence is MSKKNNGGPCVQQNEEYCYDPVRWLNLMVSEPYYLFHLLVFFTYIPIRCSAFQILSPARNSLLLKREIQVFVAYCVLAVVKIVRTESWESFIQDTLLFAKIFLTAIALVLDYHLALWYALAFLVIHIIAQQPPYEGLGSSNHLTPLQLEALLTEGNTSRFWLVGSLQFLRVDLGLFPNAAERFGIPLGSLNQLPVYILFENAIEVARFPEFDSEPYVFGPTITKKLLCGRFELDKKLLDYINGK
- the LOC132604212 gene encoding uncharacterized protein LOC132604212 isoform X3 — protein: MSKKNNGGPCVQQNEEYCYDPVRWLNLMVSEPYYLFHLLVFFTYIPIRCSAFQILSPARNSLLLKREIQVFVAYCVLAVVKIVRTESWESFIQDTLLFAKIFLTAIALVLDYHLALWYALAFLVIHIIAQQPPYEGLGSSNHLTPLQLEALLTEGNTSRFWLSPLAGRISCFLHIGLRMHKFLFSGTLNNLILDSSLMLQKDLAFLLKLLCGRFELDKKLLDYINGK
- the LOC132604212 gene encoding uncharacterized protein LOC132604212 isoform X1 — encoded protein: MSKKNNGGPCVQQNEEYCYDPVRWLNLMVSEPYYLFHLLVFFTYIPIRCSAFQILSPARNSLLLKREIQVFVAYCVLAVVKIVRTESWESFIQDTLLFAKIFLTAIALVLDYHLALWYALAFLVIHIIAQQPPYEGLGSSNHLTPLQLEALLTEGNTSRFWLVEFRAFSTSACVCTSSFFPELSITYSNANLSFGTVDLGLFPNAAERFGIPLGSLNQLPVYILFENAIEVARFPEFDSEPYVFGPTITKKLLCGRFELDKKLLDYINGK
- the LOC132604212 gene encoding uncharacterized protein LOC132604212 isoform X4; its protein translation is MSKKNNGGPCVQQNEEYCYDPVRWLNLMVSEPYYLFHLLVFFTYIPIRCSAFQILSPARNSLLLKREIQVFVAYCVLAVVKIVRTESWESFIQDTLLFAKIFLTAIALVLDYHLALWYALAFLVIHIIAQQPPYEGLGSSNHLTPLQLEALLTEGNTSRFWLVEFRAFSTSACVCTSSFFPELSITYSNANLSFGTVDLGLFPNAAERFGIPLETSLWAF
- the LOC132601904 gene encoding protein NRT1/ PTR FAMILY 1.2-like; translated protein: MAGDKSTVVVLNSHTLCWCRRVHCPYSLSGVCVRVTAAKKLKERGSFYFSRVIVHMENSSSEKGEMMEEPLLVDASEIQKGGFRTLPFILGNAALMNAATSALTPNMILYLMNEYHMDMTTGSNILYIWSAVTNIAPVLGAFMADSFVGRFRMIGLGSVVTFVGMFLFWLTSVIPQARPPPCVASNNICRSPEMFQLFFLCFSLGVVAIGAGAIKSSSLAFGSDQLKREVNPENARAMESYFSWYYAVYALSVLVALTCLVYIQVNMGWALGFGAPVLLMLFSTLLIYLGTPFYVKLNPKSSLITGLFQVIVASYRNRRLRLSSQSADVLYHQKKGSAVVLPSEKLRFLNKACIVQDPQLDLSPDGEATDPWRLCTVDQVEELKALLKVVPIWLTGAVMSINISQNSFPVLQANTMDRHIGSSFEIPAASFGIFAVISAILWIVLYDCLILPVASKLTGKPAHFSTKERMGFGLFLSFLSVLATAVVEVVRRSIAIKEGYSDNPQRVIPMSAIWLLPQNSLAGFAEALNAIGQNEFYISEFPRSMSSVAAALLGVGMGVGSLFASFIMSTMNDLTKIGGQESWVSSNINKGHYDYYYLVLAGFSLVNILCYIVCSRAYGPCKGEVAEEEKP